The Catenuloplanes niger genome includes a window with the following:
- a CDS encoding 6-pyruvoyl trahydropterin synthase family protein, protein MYEVGTSREVRAYHTMPGMPPPEGERHSHDYRLDIRVTRPRLDERDMVVDLDVLNDALRGVTDRLHEADLDEIVGAETTKDAVTVEVFSQWLHAVLTDAVGPVPGASLHVRVWEDPRMYGGYEGPLGG, encoded by the coding sequence ATGTACGAAGTCGGCACCTCCCGAGAAGTCCGTGCTTACCACACGATGCCCGGAATGCCCCCACCGGAGGGCGAGCGGCACTCCCACGACTACCGCCTGGACATCCGCGTCACCCGCCCGCGGCTGGACGAGCGGGACATGGTCGTCGACCTCGACGTGCTCAACGACGCGCTGCGCGGCGTGACCGACCGGCTGCACGAGGCCGACCTGGACGAGATCGTCGGCGCGGAGACCACCAAGGACGCGGTCACCGTCGAGGTCTTCTCCCAGTGGCTGCACGCGGTGCTCACCGACGCGGTCGGCCCGGTGCCGGGCGCCTCGCTGCACGTCCGCGTCTGGGAGGACCCGCGGATGTACGGCGGATACGAGGGCCCGCTCGGTGGCTGA
- a CDS encoding glycosyltransferase family 4 protein, giving the protein MAELAVTLLTLGDPATMTGGYLYHRRVADRAPQHGARVDFVSLPKWRFPLPALAGATMIRKIHAQKPDVLLVDSIVAGLAGPWLGAARGLPPIAAILHQPPGGIDHASGRQRTQASLDRALYKRAQRMIIASEDLANTLREQGFDPELLAVVPPGRDAAAEPVDPPGDLRQDRQVAILSVGNWMARKGLLDLLDAFSNLPPNAATLHLVGDENVEPDYASRVRARIARPDLRDRVVTHGVVTPAEVAGFYRKADIFALASTREPYGTVYGEAMAAGLPVVGWNAGNLPHLAAHGVEGLAVPPGDRVALTGALLRLATDDAYRAKMAAAARRKADTFPTWDDTSRMLFTELRALAAERVREAQP; this is encoded by the coding sequence GTGGCTGAACTCGCGGTCACCCTGCTCACGCTCGGCGACCCGGCGACGATGACCGGTGGGTACCTCTACCACCGGCGGGTCGCCGACCGAGCCCCTCAGCACGGCGCGCGGGTCGACTTCGTGTCGCTGCCGAAGTGGCGGTTCCCGCTGCCCGCGCTGGCCGGCGCGACCATGATCCGCAAGATCCACGCGCAGAAGCCGGACGTGCTGCTGGTGGACAGCATCGTGGCCGGCCTGGCCGGGCCGTGGCTGGGCGCGGCGCGCGGGCTGCCGCCGATCGCGGCGATCCTGCACCAGCCGCCCGGCGGCATCGACCACGCGTCCGGCCGGCAGCGCACCCAGGCCTCGCTGGACCGCGCGCTCTACAAACGCGCCCAGCGGATGATCATCGCGTCCGAGGACCTGGCGAACACGCTGCGCGAGCAGGGCTTCGACCCGGAACTGCTGGCGGTGGTCCCGCCCGGCCGGGACGCGGCCGCCGAACCCGTCGACCCGCCCGGCGACCTGCGCCAGGACCGGCAGGTCGCGATCCTGTCGGTCGGCAACTGGATGGCGCGCAAGGGCCTGCTCGACCTGCTGGACGCCTTCTCGAACCTGCCGCCGAACGCGGCCACGCTGCACCTGGTCGGCGACGAGAACGTCGAGCCGGACTACGCGTCCCGGGTCCGCGCCCGCATCGCGCGCCCGGACCTGCGCGATCGTGTCGTCACGCACGGCGTCGTCACTCCCGCGGAGGTCGCCGGCTTCTACCGCAAGGCCGACATCTTCGCGCTGGCCAGCACGCGCGAGCCGTACGGCACCGTCTACGGCGAGGCGATGGCGGCCGGCCTTCCGGTCGTCGGCTGGAACGCCGGCAACCTCCCGCACCTCGCGGCGCACGGCGTCGAGGGCCTGGCGGTGCCGCCCGGCGACCGGGTCGCGCTGACCGGCGCGCTGCTGCGCCTGGCCACCGACGACGCGTACCGCGCGAAGATGGCGGCGGCCGCGCGACGGAAGGCCGACACGTTCCCCACCTGGGACGACACGTCCCGCATGCTCTTCACCGAGCTCCGCGCGCTGGCCGCGGAGAGAGTCAGGGAGGCGCAGCCGTGA
- a CDS encoding HAD family hydrolase translates to MTRFEAVLFDAGDTLIRLSGSGETLLHRAAADRGAGPLDPDEVGAAWQRVLDRSSTAEEMAKGRDLDPERHRQVWTALYAEAGCDKLLPGLSDDLYALTVAAESWEAFEDSLPTLRGLRARGLRIGVVSDTGFDLRPALDRLGLTPYLDTIVMSFEHGACKPAVTCFTTAAERLGVAPERTLMVGDNPLTDSGAVTAGMFAFLLPKPSPAGPRGLTHVLSLV, encoded by the coding sequence GTGACCCGGTTCGAGGCGGTCCTGTTCGACGCGGGCGACACGCTCATCCGCCTCTCCGGCAGCGGCGAGACGCTGCTGCACCGGGCCGCGGCCGACCGGGGCGCCGGGCCGCTCGACCCGGACGAGGTCGGTGCGGCCTGGCAGCGCGTGCTGGACCGCAGCAGCACGGCCGAGGAGATGGCGAAGGGCCGCGACCTCGACCCGGAGCGGCACCGGCAGGTGTGGACCGCGCTCTACGCCGAGGCCGGCTGCGACAAGCTGCTGCCCGGGCTCAGCGACGACCTCTACGCGCTGACCGTGGCCGCCGAGTCGTGGGAGGCGTTCGAGGACAGCCTGCCCACGCTGCGCGGGCTGCGCGCCCGCGGCCTGCGCATCGGCGTGGTCAGCGACACCGGCTTCGACCTGCGGCCGGCGCTCGACCGGCTGGGCCTCACGCCGTACCTCGACACGATCGTCATGTCCTTCGAGCACGGCGCCTGCAAGCCCGCGGTCACCTGCTTCACCACGGCCGCGGAACGACTGGGTGTCGCGCCGGAGCGGACGCTGATGGTCGGCGACAACCCGCTCACCGACTCGGGTGCGGTCACCGCCGGCATGTTCGCGTTCCTGCTGCCCAAGCCGTCCCCGGCCGGCCCACGCGGGCTGACGCACGTGCTCAGCCTGGTCTGA
- a CDS encoding GOLPH3/VPS74 family protein: protein MDISLAEALVLLAYRDEDGTTEAGVRGLNHGVAAASLLELMLEGRIAIDGGTVAVSDATPTGRAVPDAVLARIAGAGTSLTPRDWLWTLAREDGHRVVLDRLVDGGVLERRDGRVLLVFPARRYPAPGGVTPPAEADVRARMRAAVDGAGPVDARVAVLCTLVGALGWDRLVFPDVPAAHLQRRLAELRDAPPVAGVVADVEAVVMVAAVLPAATT, encoded by the coding sequence GTGGATATTTCGCTGGCCGAAGCGCTCGTCCTGCTCGCCTACCGCGACGAGGACGGCACCACGGAGGCCGGCGTCCGCGGCCTGAACCACGGGGTCGCCGCCGCGTCGCTGCTGGAACTGATGCTCGAGGGGCGGATCGCGATCGACGGCGGCACGGTCGCCGTGTCGGACGCGACGCCGACCGGCCGGGCCGTGCCGGACGCGGTGCTGGCCCGGATCGCGGGTGCCGGGACGTCACTGACGCCGCGTGACTGGCTGTGGACGCTGGCCCGCGAGGACGGCCACCGGGTCGTGCTGGACCGGCTGGTCGACGGCGGGGTGCTGGAGCGGCGGGACGGCCGGGTGCTGCTGGTGTTCCCGGCGAGGCGCTATCCGGCGCCGGGCGGTGTGACGCCGCCGGCGGAGGCCGACGTGCGGGCGCGCATGCGGGCCGCGGTCGACGGCGCCGGGCCGGTGGACGCGCGCGTGGCCGTGCTGTGCACGCTGGTCGGCGCGCTCGGCTGGGACCGGCTCGTCTTTCCGGACGTGCCCGCGGCCCACCTCCAGCGGCGGCTGGCGGAGCTGCGGGACGCGCCGCCGGTGGCCGGCGTCGTGGCCGACGTCGAGGCGGTGGTGATGGTCGCGGCCGTGCTGCCGGCCGCGACCACCTGA
- a CDS encoding response regulator transcription factor, whose protein sequence is MRIVMAEDDALLREGLAMLLRAEGLDVVETTDNPVTFLAAVDKHTPDVAIVDVRMPPTHTDEGIKAAVEARGRQPGLAVLVLSAYVEQAFATDLFTLGGGGLGYMLKERVGRVEEFMTALHRVAGGGTAIDPEVVAQLLTRTRPDSKLERLSPRERDVLALMAEGLGNAAIAEKLFVTDGAVHKHIRSIFSKLELSPDDQTDRRVAAVLHYLRDEARR, encoded by the coding sequence GTGCGGATTGTGATGGCGGAGGACGACGCGCTGCTGCGCGAGGGCCTGGCGATGCTGCTGCGCGCGGAGGGCCTGGACGTGGTGGAGACCACGGACAACCCGGTCACGTTCCTGGCCGCGGTGGACAAGCACACGCCGGACGTGGCGATCGTGGACGTGCGCATGCCGCCCACGCACACGGACGAGGGCATCAAGGCCGCGGTCGAGGCCCGCGGCCGGCAGCCGGGCCTCGCCGTGCTGGTCCTCTCCGCGTACGTCGAGCAGGCCTTCGCCACCGACCTGTTCACGCTGGGCGGCGGCGGCCTCGGCTACATGCTGAAGGAGCGCGTCGGCCGGGTCGAGGAGTTCATGACCGCGCTGCACCGGGTGGCCGGCGGCGGCACCGCGATCGACCCGGAGGTGGTGGCGCAGCTGCTCACCCGCACCCGCCCGGACTCGAAGCTGGAACGCCTCAGCCCGCGCGAACGGGACGTGCTCGCGCTGATGGCCGAGGGCCTGGGCAACGCCGCCATCGCCGAGAAGCTCTTCGTCACCGACGGTGCCGTCCACAAACACATTCGCAGCATCTTCTCGAAGCTCGAGCTCTCCCCGGACGACCAGACCGACCGCCGCGTCGCCGCCGTCCTGCACTACCTCCGCGACGAGGCCAGACGCTGA
- a CDS encoding sensor histidine kinase, which produces MSVVEAVRRRLRIGITAVERIAVGWGTAFLAGLVFWPLAVAVLARRGAPFALGRMRAVADIERRRLGLPAGLPPQTSLRAVVTDRATGRELRWLALHATSGFLLGMFGLTIAVDILRDGLFPLYWRLTPPEEAVPAIGWPLIRTQGGAWLVGLFGVFWLFMTLYVVPLMVRLQELPGRRLLRPGPGEDMAMRIAELTATRAAALDAHAVELRRIERALHDGTQNRLVAVSVLLGAARRAVQRDPATADEILERAQTASELALAELRAVVRSILPPVLSDRSLSDALASLAATCPVPVTVDANVPGRCAASVEATAYFVAAEALTNVAKHSGASRATVTLTREADTLRLVVTDDGRGGADSGGGTGLTGIRRRAEAHDGTVTLTSPVGGPTTVEVQLPCGL; this is translated from the coding sequence ATGTCCGTCGTCGAGGCCGTCCGCCGGCGTCTGCGGATCGGCATCACCGCCGTGGAACGCATCGCGGTCGGCTGGGGCACCGCGTTCCTGGCCGGCCTGGTGTTCTGGCCGCTGGCCGTGGCCGTGCTCGCCCGCCGCGGCGCGCCGTTCGCGCTCGGCCGGATGCGCGCGGTCGCGGACATCGAACGCCGCCGCCTCGGCCTGCCCGCCGGGCTGCCACCGCAGACCTCGCTGCGCGCGGTCGTCACCGACCGGGCGACCGGGCGGGAGCTGCGCTGGCTCGCGCTGCACGCCACGTCCGGGTTCCTGCTCGGCATGTTCGGGCTGACCATCGCGGTCGACATCCTGCGCGACGGCCTGTTCCCGCTCTACTGGCGGCTGACCCCGCCGGAGGAGGCGGTCCCGGCGATCGGCTGGCCGCTGATCCGTACCCAGGGCGGGGCGTGGCTGGTGGGTCTGTTCGGCGTCTTCTGGCTGTTCATGACGCTGTACGTGGTGCCGCTGATGGTCCGGCTGCAGGAGCTCCCCGGCCGGCGGCTGCTGCGGCCCGGCCCGGGCGAGGACATGGCGATGCGGATCGCGGAGCTGACCGCGACGCGCGCGGCCGCGCTGGACGCGCACGCGGTCGAGCTCCGCCGGATCGAACGCGCGCTGCACGACGGCACGCAGAACCGGCTGGTGGCGGTGAGCGTGCTGCTCGGCGCGGCCCGGCGCGCGGTGCAGCGCGACCCGGCCACCGCGGACGAGATCCTGGAACGGGCGCAGACCGCGTCCGAGCTGGCCCTCGCGGAGCTGCGCGCGGTGGTGCGCAGTATCCTGCCGCCGGTGCTGTCCGATCGAAGTCTCTCCGACGCGCTCGCCTCGCTGGCCGCGACCTGCCCGGTCCCGGTCACCGTCGACGCGAACGTGCCGGGCCGGTGCGCGGCGTCCGTGGAGGCGACCGCGTACTTCGTGGCGGCCGAGGCGCTGACCAACGTCGCGAAGCACAGCGGCGCGTCCCGGGCCACGGTCACGCTCACCCGGGAGGCGGACACGCTGCGGCTGGTCGTCACGGACGACGGGCGCGGCGGCGCGGACTCCGGCGGTGGGACCGGCCTGACCGGCATCCGCCGCCGGGCCGAGGCGCACGACGGCACCGTGACACTGACCAGCCCGGTGGGCGGTCCGACCACTGTGGAGGTACAGCTGCCGTGCGGATTGTGA
- a CDS encoding ABC transporter ATP-binding protein, producing MTAVLTRTAVTLEDVVKTYSGGVRALDGVSLTVAAGTFLAVMGPSGSGKSTLMHCAAGLDTPSSGRTFIEGTEISRLDETKRTVLRRSRVGFIFQQYNLLPSLSVADNITLPLRLAGTAPDREWVRTLVERVGLADRLHHRPAELSGGQQQRVAVARALVTRPAVVFADEPTGALDLRTAREVLDLLRALVDELGQTVVMVTHDPAAAARADLALVMADGRIADTVPSPTAAQLARRLTELETE from the coding sequence ATGACGGCCGTCCTGACCCGCACCGCGGTCACGCTGGAGGACGTCGTGAAGACGTACTCCGGCGGTGTCCGCGCGCTGGACGGCGTGTCGCTGACCGTGGCGGCCGGCACGTTCCTGGCCGTGATGGGGCCGTCCGGTTCCGGCAAGAGCACGCTGATGCACTGCGCGGCCGGGCTCGACACCCCGAGCAGCGGACGCACCTTCATCGAGGGTACGGAGATCAGCCGCCTCGACGAGACGAAGCGCACGGTGCTCCGCCGGTCCCGGGTCGGCTTCATCTTCCAGCAGTACAACCTGCTGCCCTCGCTCAGCGTCGCGGACAACATCACGCTGCCGCTGCGCCTGGCCGGGACCGCGCCGGACCGGGAGTGGGTGCGCACGCTGGTCGAGCGCGTCGGCCTGGCCGACCGGCTGCACCACCGGCCGGCCGAGCTGTCCGGCGGGCAGCAGCAGCGCGTCGCGGTCGCCCGGGCGCTGGTCACCCGGCCGGCCGTGGTCTTCGCGGACGAGCCGACCGGTGCGCTCGATCTCCGTACCGCGCGGGAGGTCCTCGATCTTCTCCGCGCGCTCGTCGACGAGCTGGGCCAGACCGTCGTCATGGTCACCCACGACCCGGCAGCGGCCGCCCGCGCCGACCTGGCACTGGTGATGGCGGACGGCCGGATCGCCGACACCGTCCCGTCCCCCACCGCGGCACAGCTGGCCCGCCGCCTCACCGAGCTGGAAACGGAGTAA